The following are encoded in a window of Chryseobacterium sp. genomic DNA:
- a CDS encoding OmpP1/FadL family transporter, with the protein MIKKSLAVFTVAAAFFAQAQDVSTLRNTVDVYSNSSLGSSAKWNAMAGSAGALGGDATSLLNNPAGLGVAISSNIGGTLGLSNYKNVSSSGNQSTSFSNTMADLTNANGVASFQLLTETPWKFVNLGVNISSRNLDSYVETPGNANIIIPKDLEDSMGTPLAGNLSFLGHGYDRTGLQTKMSVGIGANYNNSLFLGAGLNFHSSNLEQFDTARFGLDLDNSVAQYDKQYTPFSELGSGFSASVGIIGKLNNQFRVGAALETPTWWQVERVYTDYFTDADGYISYETLAEDRTFTSPLKATLSAAFVPNKNFSLNVDYGIGLTKPKYKVQGPAETELNDFFDDHSTSGSEIKVGAEYRIKALRLRGGFAHASNPFDAVTLSAYNNSGAISNQTFDNLILGSRNTVGLGAGYDFKSFYIDLAYQNMNSEYSNPFLFGSVVNGSPRYATGYHSGNFDVSEEVSAVSSVKNSQNNLFLTLGWKF; encoded by the coding sequence CAGTAGATGTTTACTCAAACAGTTCGCTGGGCAGTTCGGCCAAATGGAACGCCATGGCAGGTTCGGCTGGAGCACTGGGTGGCGATGCAACCTCGCTTCTGAATAACCCTGCAGGTTTAGGAGTGGCCATCTCAAGTAATATTGGGGGAACGCTGGGGTTAAGCAACTATAAAAACGTTAGCAGTTCCGGGAACCAGTCTACTTCATTCAGTAATACTATGGCGGATCTGACGAATGCGAACGGTGTTGCCTCCTTCCAGTTGCTTACGGAAACTCCCTGGAAGTTTGTTAACCTGGGGGTGAACATCAGCAGCCGTAATCTGGATTCCTACGTCGAAACGCCGGGGAATGCGAACATCATCATTCCAAAAGACCTGGAAGACAGCATGGGCACTCCGCTTGCCGGTAACCTGAGTTTCCTGGGGCATGGCTATGACCGCACGGGGCTGCAGACTAAAATGAGTGTGGGAATTGGGGCTAACTATAATAATTCACTTTTCCTAGGTGCCGGACTAAATTTCCATTCCAGCAATCTGGAGCAGTTTGATACTGCAAGGTTCGGGCTGGATCTGGATAATTCGGTGGCTCAGTATGATAAACAGTACACGCCTTTCAGTGAACTTGGCAGTGGATTTTCGGCCAGTGTAGGTATCATAGGCAAACTGAATAATCAGTTCCGTGTAGGTGCGGCTCTGGAAACACCCACATGGTGGCAGGTTGAACGTGTTTACACAGATTATTTCACAGATGCGGACGGGTATATTTCCTATGAAACCCTGGCGGAAGACAGAACTTTCACTTCACCGCTGAAAGCTACCTTGAGTGCGGCATTTGTTCCCAATAAAAATTTCTCGCTGAATGTTGATTATGGTATTGGTCTAACTAAACCAAAATATAAGGTTCAGGGCCCGGCTGAAACTGAGTTAAATGATTTCTTTGACGATCACAGCACATCGGGTTCAGAAATTAAAGTAGGTGCGGAGTACCGGATTAAAGCTTTAAGGCTGAGAGGTGGTTTTGCACACGCGAGTAATCCTTTTGATGCAGTAACTTTATCTGCATACAATAACAGTGGTGCGATATCCAACCAAACTTTTGATAATCTTATTCTGGGCAGCAGGAACACGGTAGGACTTGGTGCAGGTTATGATTTTAAGTCATTTTACATAGACCTGGCGTACCAGAACATGAATTCCGAATATTCCAATCCTTTCCTTTTCGGGAGTGTTGTTAACGGTTCGCCCCGATATGCGACCGGATATCATTCCGGTAATTTTGATGTCTCTGAAGAAGTGTCGGCGGTTTCCAGCGTGAAGAACAGTCAGAACAACCTTTTCCTTACCCTGGGTTGGAAGTTTTAA
- a CDS encoding ZIP family metal transporter, with protein MIIILLLILSVVTGFLLGKFFGTKEKFAKNLLILSAGFLITICVNEVFPSVYTADVENIGIWVIGGVLLQMVLEHLTKGFEHGHFHHHSEHGILPMALILGMFVHAFIEGFPLAYETDMFSPYLQGIIFHNLPISFILGAFLFKSKKFSRNSWVVITLFALASPLGMIFGAYFDPELQPYFMAVVGGIFLHISSVIIFESNRNHNVNWSKIGLVILGVALAMLGHSFHHH; from the coding sequence ATGATAATTATCTTACTGCTCATCCTCAGTGTAGTGACCGGGTTTTTGCTTGGAAAATTCTTCGGTACCAAAGAAAAGTTTGCGAAAAACCTCCTTATTCTGAGCGCAGGTTTTCTGATTACCATCTGCGTGAACGAAGTGTTCCCCTCCGTATACACTGCAGATGTGGAAAATATCGGAATTTGGGTTATTGGCGGCGTTCTGCTGCAAATGGTTTTGGAACACCTTACAAAAGGCTTTGAGCACGGACATTTTCACCATCATTCAGAGCATGGCATATTGCCGATGGCACTAATCCTGGGAATGTTTGTACATGCTTTTATTGAAGGTTTTCCGCTGGCTTATGAAACCGATATGTTTTCGCCCTATCTGCAGGGAATTATATTTCATAATCTGCCCATCTCGTTTATTCTGGGAGCCTTTCTGTTCAAAAGCAAGAAATTTTCGCGCAACTCATGGGTAGTCATTACCCTGTTTGCACTGGCATCACCCCTGGGGATGATTTTTGGCGCTTATTTCGATCCGGAACTGCAACCCTATTTCATGGCTGTGGTAGGGGGAATTTTCCTTCATATATCTTCTGTGATTATTTTTGAAAGCAACAGAAACCACAACGTGAACTGGTCTAAGATTGGACTCGTCATTCTGGGTGTTGCACTTGCGATGCTGGGTCACAGTTTCCACCATCATTAA
- a CDS encoding SAM-dependent methyltransferase — protein MAWFETWFDTPYYHILYKDRDFEEAENFISLLLKELQLPAGSKIIDLGCGKGRHSVFLNKAGYDVLGLDLSKESILHNKQFEIHPENGDRQPELKFAVHDMRDDIYPAVSSAKVDAVLNLFTSFGYFEDENDDRRVFRSVCNTLNDGGYFVLDFLNETWVKKTLVPQEIQTKGHIDFNINKRIVDQHVIKDINFTDNGKKHHFYEKVKLHEPSEIEDYGREFGFELVKVYGNYHLEPFDPETSPRCINVFRKKSDCSSL, from the coding sequence ATGGCATGGTTCGAAACATGGTTTGATACCCCTTATTATCATATACTCTACAAAGACCGCGATTTTGAAGAAGCGGAAAATTTTATCTCATTACTGCTTAAAGAACTGCAGTTGCCCGCAGGGTCAAAAATCATTGATTTGGGTTGCGGCAAAGGACGCCACTCCGTTTTTCTGAATAAAGCAGGTTATGATGTGCTGGGTCTGGACCTCTCGAAAGAAAGCATTTTACACAACAAACAGTTCGAAATCCACCCTGAAAATGGTGACAGGCAGCCCGAACTTAAGTTTGCGGTTCACGATATGCGCGACGATATTTACCCGGCCGTTTCATCCGCTAAAGTGGATGCCGTACTTAACTTGTTTACCAGTTTTGGCTACTTTGAAGATGAAAATGACGACCGCAGGGTATTCCGTTCGGTCTGCAATACACTGAATGATGGAGGTTATTTTGTCCTTGATTTTCTGAATGAAACCTGGGTAAAGAAAACACTGGTACCTCAGGAAATTCAGACCAAAGGTCACATCGATTTCAATATTAATAAACGGATTGTTGATCAGCATGTCATTAAAGACATCAACTTTACGGACAACGGAAAGAAGCATCATTTCTATGAGAAGGTGAAACTTCACGAGCCCTCCGAGATAGAAGATTACGGCAGGGAGTTTGGGTTTGAGCTGGTTAAAGTTTACGGGAATTACCATCTTGAACCTTTTGATCCGGAAACATCTCCGCGCTGCATTAACGTCTTCAGAAAAAAATCGGACTGCTCCTCATTATGA
- a CDS encoding class I SAM-dependent RNA methyltransferase has translation MDTENLQIQIKTFFGLEQVLAEEVRKLGGRNVEIKNRAVNCEGDLGFLYKINYSARTALKIMIPVLTFKAWDENRFYDKLFDFPWDDFMRVDQTFAIDTTIYSDRFRHSQFMAQKMKDAIVDSFKFKYRKRPDVDARDPDIKFHLHIDRELVTVSIDSAGDPLFKRGYRREQGEAPINEVLASGMLQLAGWDGKGNFLDPMCGSGTLLIEAAMIAMDLPAQIFRKKFSFQNWKNYDDELFQKIKEVRIGRIREFTGKIVGYDLDPDMLNAAHLNIEAAEMEDLIEVRRQDFFESKKELFPLLMVFNPPYDERIEITEDDFYRKIGDTFKKSYPNTLAWFISSDLDAAKKVGLRPSRKIKLYNGKLECRFLQFEMYEGTKKIHKLAGNQPE, from the coding sequence ATGGATACAGAAAATTTACAGATACAGATCAAAACGTTTTTCGGTCTGGAACAGGTGCTTGCCGAAGAGGTGAGGAAATTAGGCGGCAGAAATGTTGAAATAAAGAACCGTGCAGTTAACTGCGAAGGCGACCTGGGATTTCTGTACAAAATAAATTACTCGGCGCGTACGGCGCTTAAAATCATGATTCCGGTGCTTACTTTCAAAGCCTGGGACGAAAACCGTTTCTACGATAAGCTTTTTGACTTTCCGTGGGACGACTTTATGCGTGTAGACCAGACTTTCGCGATTGATACCACGATCTATTCCGACCGTTTCCGCCATTCACAGTTTATGGCGCAGAAGATGAAAGACGCCATTGTAGACAGTTTCAAATTCAAATACAGAAAAAGACCGGATGTAGATGCCCGCGATCCTGATATTAAATTCCATCTTCATATAGACCGCGAACTGGTTACGGTATCCATTGATTCTGCCGGAGATCCGCTGTTCAAGCGCGGTTACCGCCGCGAGCAGGGCGAAGCTCCGATCAACGAAGTGCTTGCATCAGGAATGCTTCAGTTGGCTGGCTGGGACGGTAAAGGGAATTTCCTGGACCCGATGTGTGGTTCCGGTACACTACTTATAGAGGCTGCGATGATCGCTATGGATTTGCCGGCGCAGATTTTCCGTAAAAAATTCTCCTTCCAGAACTGGAAAAATTATGATGATGAATTATTCCAGAAGATCAAGGAGGTCCGTATTGGGCGCATCCGGGAGTTTACCGGAAAAATTGTAGGTTACGACCTGGATCCCGATATGCTGAATGCCGCGCATCTTAATATTGAAGCGGCCGAAATGGAAGATTTAATTGAGGTGAGAAGACAGGATTTCTTTGAATCGAAGAAGGAACTGTTCCCGCTGCTGATGGTATTTAATCCGCCTTATGACGAGAGAATTGAAATCACCGAAGACGATTTCTACAGAAAGATAGGCGATACCTTCAAGAAGAGCTACCCGAATACCCTGGCCTGGTTTATCTCATCTGATCTGGACGCGGCCAAGAAAGTGGGTCTAAGGCCTTCCAGAAAAATAAAACTGTACAACGGCAAGCTGGAATGCCGATTCCTGCAGTTCGAGATGTACGAAGGTACCAAGAAGATCCATAAACTGGCCGGCAACCAACCGGAGTAA
- a CDS encoding glycosyltransferase has protein sequence MAALINVSVIIAIYNRKEELYELLKSLSLQIDPNFEVVIVDDGSLLDLRPTVNLFAEKLDIKFFRKDNSGPGLSRNYGARRVSSANDENHWLVFVDSDVIVEKDYIANIKSNVITSECDAFGGADKAHKGFNLMQKAISYSMTSVFTTGGIRGSKKAVSRFQPRSFNMGVRKSAFDRVGGFSEMRIGEDPDLSMTLWENGFKTAFFDDIGVYHKRRVDFGKFSKQVYQFGCARPILNQRHPEYVKISFAFPTLFLLGYILGFIEYFILGKGFLLTMYGLYTFVIFFHALYKTRNLSVASMAIISTYIQMFSYGYGFLKSWFLLNILRMKPEEAFPRHFHKN, from the coding sequence TTGGCAGCATTGATAAACGTTTCGGTCATCATCGCCATCTACAACCGTAAGGAAGAACTTTACGAGTTGCTGAAATCCCTGTCCCTGCAAATAGATCCCAATTTTGAGGTAGTGATTGTGGATGATGGCTCGCTGCTGGACCTTCGGCCCACGGTTAACCTGTTCGCTGAAAAACTGGATATTAAATTCTTCAGAAAAGATAACTCGGGACCCGGACTTTCCCGCAATTACGGTGCCCGACGTGTAAGTTCCGCGAACGATGAAAATCACTGGCTGGTTTTTGTAGATTCAGACGTCATTGTGGAGAAGGATTATATTGCAAACATTAAAAGCAATGTGATTACCTCCGAATGTGATGCTTTTGGAGGTGCCGATAAGGCGCATAAGGGCTTCAATCTAATGCAAAAGGCTATTTCCTATTCCATGACCTCGGTCTTTACAACAGGCGGAATCCGCGGTTCCAAGAAGGCGGTAAGCCGCTTCCAGCCGCGCAGTTTCAATATGGGTGTGAGGAAGTCAGCCTTTGATAGAGTAGGAGGTTTTTCTGAGATGCGCATCGGCGAAGATCCGGACCTTTCCATGACGCTTTGGGAAAACGGTTTCAAAACTGCTTTTTTTGATGACATTGGTGTGTATCATAAGCGGCGCGTTGACTTTGGTAAATTCTCCAAACAGGTGTATCAGTTTGGCTGTGCCAGACCGATTCTCAATCAGAGGCATCCGGAGTATGTGAAAATATCATTCGCATTTCCGACTTTATTCCTGCTGGGTTATATTTTGGGTTTTATTGAATATTTTATTCTGGGCAAGGGTTTCTTACTCACCATGTACGGTTTGTACACCTTTGTAATATTTTTCCATGCTTTATACAAGACCCGCAACCTCAGCGTAGCCTCTATGGCCATCATTTCTACCTACATCCAGATGTTTTCTTACGGGTATGGATTCCTGAAATCCTGGTTCCTGCTTAATATTTTAAGGATGAAGCCTGAAGAGGCTTTTCCTAGGCATTTTCATAAAAACTAA
- a CDS encoding thiamine pyrophosphate-dependent enzyme, whose translation MEITTKEKISQDILLKAYNHMMLAKAMADIYEENRTITKYVHSTSRGHEAIQLATAYQLTKDDWVSPYYRDESILMGIGFEPYRLMLQLLAKAGDPFSGGRSYYSHPSSLEEDKPKIIHQSSATGMQAIPTTGVAQGIKYIEEFNLKTFENNPVVVCSFGDNSVTEGEVSEAFQFAALHQLPVIFLVQDNEWGISVTKEEARTSDAYDFTAGFVGLNRMRVDGTDFVASYEAMKEAVDFVRTERKPMLVCAKTVLIGHHTSGVRREFYRDDADLVKHRAKDPGDILRNYLLEEGVTEDVLKQITKKARIEAEEAFQKAVAAEDPKPETVADHVFAPTPVTEESGIREPEGGEKIVMVDAAIHAIQELMWKHPEALLYGQDVGERIGGVFRETVTLGQKFGKKRVFNTPIQEAYIIGSTAGMSAVGLKPIVEVQFADYIYPGINQLITEISKSCYLSQGKFPVSNIIRVPIGAYGGGGPYHSGSVESILANIKGIKIAYPSNAADFKGLLKAAYYDPNPVIMLEHKGLYWSKVPGTEDAKTLEPDEDYILPLGKGNILLEADASETEKGRTMVVVTYGMGVFWAKEAAKKFAGRVEIIDLRTLIPLDENLVFERVKLHGKCIVLTEEQIQNSSAEAFAHRITNNCFKHLDAAVEAVGSLNLPAVPINLVLEKEMLPNADKLSQKIERLLND comes from the coding sequence ATGGAGATTACGACTAAAGAGAAAATTTCGCAGGACATTCTGCTTAAAGCCTATAACCATATGATGCTTGCCAAGGCAATGGCAGACATTTACGAGGAAAACCGTACCATTACCAAATACGTACACAGCACCTCGCGGGGTCACGAAGCCATACAGCTGGCCACGGCCTATCAGTTAACTAAAGACGATTGGGTGTCTCCTTACTACCGTGACGAAAGTATACTGATGGGAATTGGGTTTGAACCTTACAGGCTTATGCTTCAGTTACTGGCAAAAGCCGGTGATCCTTTTTCCGGCGGACGTTCATACTACTCCCACCCTTCCAGCCTGGAAGAGGATAAACCAAAGATTATCCACCAGAGCTCAGCTACCGGTATGCAGGCCATCCCAACCACAGGCGTAGCTCAGGGAATAAAATACATTGAGGAATTTAACCTGAAAACATTTGAAAACAATCCGGTTGTTGTGTGCAGTTTCGGCGACAACTCCGTTACGGAAGGCGAAGTTTCTGAGGCTTTCCAGTTTGCAGCGCTCCATCAGCTTCCTGTTATTTTCCTGGTGCAGGATAATGAATGGGGAATTTCTGTAACCAAGGAGGAAGCCCGTACTTCAGATGCTTATGATTTTACGGCCGGATTTGTAGGTCTTAACAGAATGCGTGTAGACGGAACCGACTTCGTGGCCAGTTATGAAGCGATGAAAGAAGCGGTGGATTTCGTACGTACGGAACGTAAACCCATGCTGGTGTGCGCAAAAACTGTGCTTATAGGTCATCACACTTCCGGTGTACGGCGTGAATTCTACCGTGACGATGCCGACCTTGTGAAGCACCGCGCAAAAGATCCGGGTGATATCCTCAGAAATTACCTGTTGGAGGAAGGCGTTACGGAGGATGTACTTAAGCAGATTACAAAAAAGGCACGTATTGAGGCCGAAGAAGCATTCCAGAAAGCCGTCGCTGCCGAAGATCCAAAACCCGAAACGGTAGCAGACCATGTTTTTGCTCCCACACCTGTTACAGAAGAAAGCGGTATCCGTGAACCTGAAGGCGGCGAGAAAATCGTGATGGTGGATGCAGCAATACATGCCATACAGGAATTGATGTGGAAACATCCGGAAGCACTTCTTTACGGCCAGGACGTTGGTGAAAGGATTGGCGGCGTATTCCGCGAAACGGTGACGCTGGGTCAGAAATTTGGAAAGAAACGTGTCTTCAATACCCCAATCCAGGAAGCATACATCATCGGATCCACCGCGGGAATGAGTGCCGTTGGACTGAAGCCGATCGTAGAAGTTCAGTTTGCCGATTATATTTACCCCGGAATCAACCAGTTGATCACCGAAATATCAAAATCCTGCTATCTTTCGCAGGGCAAGTTCCCCGTAAGCAATATCATCAGAGTACCTATCGGTGCCTATGGCGGAGGTGGCCCTTACCACAGCGGAAGTGTGGAGAGCATTTTGGCAAATATCAAAGGAATCAAGATTGCCTATCCAAGTAACGCTGCCGATTTTAAAGGCTTGCTGAAAGCCGCATATTACGACCCTAATCCAGTGATTATGCTGGAACACAAAGGGCTGTACTGGAGCAAGGTTCCGGGAACTGAAGATGCAAAGACACTAGAACCGGATGAGGACTATATCCTGCCGTTAGGTAAAGGGAATATCCTGCTTGAAGCCGACGCTTCAGAAACTGAAAAAGGCCGGACAATGGTTGTTGTAACGTACGGGATGGGCGTTTTCTGGGCGAAAGAAGCCGCTAAGAAATTTGCCGGCCGTGTGGAGATCATCGACCTTAGAACTCTTATTCCTCTGGATGAAAACCTGGTATTCGAAAGGGTAAAACTCCACGGAAAATGTATCGTCCTTACCGAAGAGCAAATCCAGAACTCATCTGCGGAAGCATTTGCGCATAGGATCACGAACAACTGTTTCAAACATCTGGATGCCGCGGTTGAGGCCGTAGGCTCATTGAATTTGCCGGCTGTCCCCATCAACCTGGTGCTTGAGAAGGAAATGCTGCCCAATGCCGATAAACTTTCGCAGAAAATTGAAAGACTGCTGAATGACTAA
- a CDS encoding peptide MFS transporter, with protein sequence MATSNNKHPKGLPYLFFTEMWERFGYYLILGIFVLYMIDPKDTGGMNFLPKDAYDIFGTFIALTYLTPFLGGFLADRVLGYVKAIYIGGILMAAGYIGIGLFQQLPLFYLSLALVILGNGFFKPSISTLLGNLYSEEPYTANKDAGYNIFYMGINIGALICNFVAAYMRNEYGWGPAFITAGVGMLVGLLVFTVGMKHVRKANVMKPVQEGDTKLSTVLLQVFLPAVIAGVIGWFLPGMILGDTIFGKQTDDAFLFACIPVVYFYMSLYFKANQEDKRPIGALLTIFAVCLMFWAIFKQNGTALTNWAENYTDRTAPAFLEEPLKAFSLVENKEYIDQEVTSYDDQFVGLKDDAGEPLRIMGKDVYFRNISPEQRQSLEAASDKNIYLFNTELFQSVNPFWVIVLTPVVVGVFMFLRRRGKEPSTPSKIVLGLFISALSCLVMVGAVYAGGNGLEKVSSWWLIAAYGVITVGELCLSPMGLSLVSKLSPPRITALMMGGFFLSTSIGNKLSGVLASMWYNYEDKANFFWVNFGLLLVATLLGLAILKNLNKVMREKGVK encoded by the coding sequence ATGGCGACAAGCAACAACAAGCACCCCAAGGGGCTTCCCTATCTCTTTTTCACGGAAATGTGGGAAAGGTTCGGATATTATCTTATTCTCGGAATCTTTGTTCTGTATATGATTGACCCCAAGGATACGGGTGGTATGAATTTCTTACCAAAAGATGCCTACGATATTTTCGGGACTTTCATAGCGCTGACCTACCTAACGCCATTCCTGGGTGGATTTCTGGCGGACAGGGTTCTGGGTTACGTAAAGGCGATCTATATTGGCGGTATATTGATGGCAGCCGGTTATATTGGCATTGGACTTTTTCAGCAGTTACCCCTGTTTTACCTTTCTCTGGCACTGGTAATCCTTGGAAACGGCTTCTTTAAACCCAGTATTTCAACGCTTTTGGGGAATCTGTATTCCGAAGAGCCCTATACCGCCAACAAAGATGCCGGTTACAATATTTTCTATATGGGGATCAATATCGGAGCGCTGATTTGTAACTTCGTGGCTGCCTATATGCGTAACGAATATGGATGGGGACCAGCATTCATCACCGCGGGAGTAGGAATGCTGGTAGGGCTGCTTGTGTTTACAGTAGGCATGAAACATGTTCGCAAGGCAAATGTGATGAAACCTGTGCAGGAGGGTGATACAAAACTGTCCACCGTATTGCTTCAGGTATTCTTGCCAGCGGTAATCGCCGGAGTTATAGGATGGTTCTTGCCGGGTATGATTTTAGGCGACACCATTTTTGGAAAACAGACTGACGACGCCTTCCTTTTTGCATGTATTCCTGTGGTTTACTTCTATATGAGCCTTTATTTCAAGGCTAATCAGGAGGACAAGAGACCTATTGGGGCTTTGCTTACCATTTTTGCTGTATGTTTGATGTTCTGGGCAATTTTTAAGCAAAATGGTACCGCCCTGACCAACTGGGCAGAGAATTATACGGACCGTACCGCTCCGGCATTTCTGGAAGAGCCGCTGAAGGCCTTCTCACTGGTTGAAAATAAAGAATATATAGATCAGGAAGTAACTTCCTATGACGATCAGTTTGTAGGTCTTAAGGACGATGCAGGTGAGCCACTGCGCATTATGGGAAAAGATGTCTATTTCCGGAATATCAGCCCGGAACAGCGACAGTCTTTGGAGGCAGCCTCAGATAAGAACATTTACCTTTTCAATACAGAATTGTTCCAGTCCGTAAATCCATTCTGGGTTATTGTTCTTACACCTGTTGTAGTTGGAGTTTTCATGTTCCTGAGAAGGCGTGGCAAAGAACCAAGCACACCCTCCAAGATCGTCCTTGGTCTTTTTATCTCCGCACTCTCATGTCTTGTGATGGTAGGTGCAGTATATGCCGGCGGAAACGGTCTGGAGAAAGTTTCCTCCTGGTGGCTAATTGCAGCCTACGGAGTTATTACAGTAGGTGAACTCTGCCTTTCGCCTATGGGACTTTCTTTGGTTTCCAAACTGTCTCCCCCAAGGATTACTGCGCTTATGATGGGAGGTTTTTTCCTGTCCACCTCAATCGGAAATAAACTTTCAGGCGTACTGGCAAGTATGTGGTACAATTATGAAGATAAAGCCAATTTCTTCTGGGTAAACTTCGGACTGCTGCTTGTAGCGACACTCCTGGGATTAGCTATCCTGAAAAACCTTAACAAGGTTATGCGCGAGAAAGGCGTGAAGTAA